Proteins encoded by one window of Pseudonocardia alni:
- a CDS encoding inositol monophosphatase family protein, translating into MSPHESSDPATLRAVAEQVAAEAAEHLRGLPAPHDDGVTTKSSPTDVVTASDASVERFVRDRLAQLRPGEPVYGEEGAGDAAAARWVVDPIDGTVNYLYGLPWYGISIAAVLDGQGVAGAVSEPASGRLWSAGRGLGATLDGRPLRAAATTELGQSLVGTGFAYRAERRARQARMVAAMLPEVRDVRRAGAASLDLCAVAAGWLDGYLEHGCNWWDWAAGALIATEAGAVVHVAGSPGVRGPVDGDALGADVTLAAAPGVAADLAALARRSGADTV; encoded by the coding sequence GTGAGCCCGCACGAGAGCAGCGATCCCGCCACCCTGCGCGCCGTCGCCGAGCAGGTCGCGGCCGAGGCCGCGGAGCACCTGCGCGGCCTGCCCGCACCGCACGACGACGGCGTCACGACGAAGTCCTCGCCGACCGACGTCGTCACCGCCTCCGACGCGTCGGTGGAGCGCTTCGTCCGTGACCGGCTCGCGCAGCTGCGCCCCGGCGAGCCGGTGTACGGGGAGGAGGGCGCGGGCGACGCCGCCGCCGCGCGTTGGGTGGTCGACCCGATCGACGGCACCGTGAACTACCTCTACGGGTTGCCCTGGTACGGGATCTCGATCGCCGCCGTCCTCGACGGGCAGGGCGTCGCCGGTGCCGTGTCCGAGCCCGCCTCCGGGCGTCTCTGGTCGGCCGGACGCGGTCTCGGCGCGACCCTCGACGGGCGCCCCCTGCGCGCCGCGGCGACGACCGAGCTGGGCCAGTCCCTGGTCGGTACCGGGTTCGCCTACCGCGCCGAGCGGCGCGCCCGCCAGGCCCGGATGGTCGCCGCGATGCTCCCCGAGGTCCGCGACGTGCGCCGGGCCGGCGCGGCGTCGCTGGACCTGTGCGCGGTCGCGGCCGGCTGGCTCGACGGCTACCTCGAGCACGGCTGCAACTGGTGGGACTGGGCGGCCGGTGCGCTGATCGCGACCGAGGCCGGTGCCGTCGTGCACGTCGCGGGCAGCCCCGGCGTCCGCGGTCCCGTCGACGGCGACGCCCTCGGTGCCGACGTCACCCTCGCCGCCGCGCCCGGGGTCGCCGCCGACCTGGCCGCGCTGGCCCGCCGCAGCGGCGCCGACACCGTCTGA